In Oryza sativa Japonica Group chromosome 2, ASM3414082v1, the following are encoded in one genomic region:
- the LOC4328073 gene encoding catalase isozyme A: MDPCKFRPSSSFDTKTTTTNAGAPVWNDNEALTVGPRGPILLEDYHLIEKVAHFARERIPERVVHARGASAKGFFECTHDVTDITCADFLRSPGAQTPVIVRFSTVIHERGSPETIRDPRGFAVKFYTREGNWDLLGNNFPVFFIRDGIKFPDVIHAFKPNPRSHVQEYWRVFDFLSHHPESLHTFFFLFDDVGIPTDYRHMDGFGVNTYTFVTRDAKARYVKFHWKPTCGVSCLMDDEATLVGGKNHSHATQDLYDSIAAGNFPEWKLFVQVIDPEEEERFDFDPLDDTKTWPEDEVPLRPVGRLVLNRNVDNFFNENEQLAFGPGLVVPGIYYSDDKMLQCRVFAYADTQRYRLGPNYLMLPVNAPKCAHHNNHYDGAMNFMHRDEEVDYYPSRHAPLRHAPPTPITPRPVVGRRQKATIHKQNDFKQPGERYRSWAPDRQERFIRRFAGELAHPKVSPELRAIWVNYLSQCDESLGVKIANRLNVKPSM; this comes from the exons ATGGATCCTTGCAAG TTCCGGCCGTCGAGCTCGTTCGacacgaagacgacgacgacgaacgcggGAGCTCCGGTGTGGAACGACAACGAGGCGCTGACAGTGGGGCCCAGGGGGCCGATCCTCCTCGAGGACTACCACCTGATCGAGAAGGTGGCGCACTTCGCCCGGGAGCGCATCCCGGAGCGCGTGGTCCACGCCCGCGGCGCCTCCGCCAAGGGCTTCTTCGAGTGCACCCACGACGTCACCGACATCACCTGCGCCGACTTCCTCCGGTCCCCGGGCGCCCAGACCCCCGTCATCGTCCGCTTCTCCACCGTCATCCACGAGCGCGGCAGCCCGGAGACGATCCGCGACCCGCGCGGGTTCGCCGTCAAGTTCTACACCCGCGAGGGCAACTGGGACCTCCTCGGCAACAACTTCCCCGTCTTCTTCATCCGCGACGGCATCAAGTTCCCCGACGTCATCCACGCCTTCAAGCCCAACCCGCGCTCCCATGTCCAGGAGTACTGGAGGGTCTTCGACTTCTTGTCCCACCACCCCGAGAGCCTCCacaccttcttcttcctcttcgacGACGTCGGCATCCCCACCGATTACCGCCACATGGACGGCTTCGGCGTCAACACCTACACCTTCGTCACCCGCGACGCCAAGGCCAGGTACGTCAAGTTCCACTGGAAGCCCACCTGCGGCGTCAGCTGCTTGATGGACGACGAGGCCACGCTCGTCGGCGGCAAGAACCACAGCCACGCCACCCAGGACCTCTACgactccatcgccgccggcaacTTCCCCGAGTGGAAGCTGTTCGTCCAG GTGATCgacccggaggaggaggagaggttcGACTTCGACCCGCTGGATGACACCAAGACATGGCCGGAGGACGAGGTGCCGCTCCGGCCCGTGGGGCGCCTCGTTCTCAACCGCAACGTCGACAACTTCTTCAACGAGAACGAGCAGCTGGCGTTCGGGCCGGGGCTGGTGGTGCCGGGGATCTACTACTCCGACGACAAGATGCTGCAGTGCAGGGTGTTCGCGTACGCCGACACGCAGCGCTACAGGCTGGGGCCAAACTACCTGATGCTGCCGGTGAACGCGCCCAAGTGCGCCCACCACAACAACCACTACGACGGCGCCATGAACTTCATGCACCGGGACGAGGAGGTGGACTACTACCCATCGCGCCACGCGCCGCTCCGCcacgcgccgccgacgcccatCACGCCGCGCCCCGTGGTGGGGAGGAGGCAGAAGGCGACGATACACAAGCAGAACGACTTCAAGCAGCCCGGGGAGAGGTACAGGTCGTGGGCGCCGGATAGACAGGAGAGGTTCATCCGCcgcttcgccggcgagctcgcgcaCCCCAAGGTCTCCCCTGAGCTCCGCGCCATCTGGGTCAACTACCTCTCCCAG TGTGATGAGTCGTTGGGGGTGAAGATTGCGAATAGGCTCAACGTGAAGCCAAGCATGTGA